In Leptodactylus fuscus isolate aLepFus1 chromosome 9, aLepFus1.hap2, whole genome shotgun sequence, the genomic window cctgACTTGTACATTGTTCTGTCAACTTAGCCGTATGAATgacatgttttatatttttaatgagtttgtgcaaaagttttaggcagggggGGAAGTAATATCTTGGGgatctttttcacattttgtcggTCCCGTTATGTACATGCTATCGCTCGATCGACTATAAGTGTAGGTGAAAAAGTCACGTATACGGGTTTTATGCACATGAAGCTTTATTGCCATAAATGGAAGATTCTTAAACTTTTTGATACACTTTCAATCTTTTCCATTTGTCTATAAGGCGTTCTCATGGGATGATCCACGAGAGCTGAATTGATCCCCCCAGGAATAATAAGCAATCAGGTTTATCAGAATACAGCTCACAGCTCAGACTACAAGGACCATCTTGCCGGTGGCCCCGCTCTTGTGCATGATGTCCTCATGGGCCTGAGGGGCTTTCTCCAGTGGATACTCAGGCCCGATCAATGGTTTTAGCCATCCGCTCTCCATTCCTCCAAAGAGAGCAGCTGCGGCCTCCTTCCAGTCATCCTGAAACCAAAAATAAATTTTTGTtattatatgtaacatactcaaACATAAAGATCTGCAAATAAGACCGTAAACATATAAGCAAAATGATCAAATAGAAATTTCacaacagggaggcagtactatctgtgccaacGTTATTTAAAAGGGGAAAGAGGGACATAGTACTaactgtgcctacatcatatacaaggAGAAACAAGGATACAGTACTaactgtgcctacatcatatacaaggAGAAACAAGGATACAGTATTaactgtgcctacatcatatacaaggAGAAACAAGGATACAGTACTaactgtgcctacatcatatacaaggAGAAACAAGGATACAGTACTaactgtgcctacatcatatacaaggAGAAACAAGGATACAGTACTaactgtgcctacatcatatacaaggAGAAACAAGGATACAGTACTaactgtgcctacatcatatacaaggAGAAACAAGGATATAGTACTaactgtgcctacatcatatacaaggaaaaacaaggatacagtactaactgtgcctacatcatatacaaggAGAAACAAGGATACAGTACTaactgtgcctacatcatatacaaagAGAAACAAGGATACAGTACTaactgtgcctacatcatatacaaggAGAAACAAGGATACAGTACTAACTGcgcctacatcatatacaaggaaaaacaaggatacagtactaactgtgcctacatcatatacaaggaaaaacaaggatacagtactaactgtgcctacatcatatacaaggAAAAACAAGGATACAATACTATCTGTGTCCACATCATATACAAGGagaaacagggagacagtacgaTCTGTGTCAACATCATATACAAGGagaaacagggagacagtacgaTCTGTGTCAACATCATATACAAGGagaaacagggagacagtacgaTCTGTGTCAACATCATATACAAGGagaaacagggagacagtactatctgtgccaacACAATTTAAAAGCAGAAACGGGGAGACAGAACTATCTGTGCCAATGTCATTTACAGGGAGAAGCCAAGGAACTTTCCATTATCTTGAATTTGCTATTAATTTATTGCAAAAGTTAAGCACAGGGGATTCCCTATTTCACAGAATAGTCTGCTATTACCTTGGTGGAGTTGAAGATGGACACTGCGATGATACTGGGCTCCTTGGTCATAGTGTCTGTGGGGTTGATTTCAAAGGGGCCTCGGTAGCCGACAATCTGGAATAGAGGAACACAACCTGTAAATAGACagaacctcacaagatatgtcagggggggactgaatgTTCAGTCTGTGTTTGCCAAAATCTACCTTATCAGGTGCCATTTGTAATGTATGGCTTATTGTATGGTTTGGCTACAGCGCATGTCTCCAGCAGATCATACTCTACTCTCTATTGGACATTCGGACACTTGTCTTGTCACCATTGTCATGGCAGATATGATAGGTACAGGTAAGATAGGCAAATAGATCCAGTGCACCATGTAGGATAATCAGTAAGGGTACTTACGATCACTCGGCCACCAGTTGTAAGGAGTTTCAGGTCGTTGCTGAGGTTAACATCGGCCATCATCTCCAAGATGATGTGAACCCCTTCTCCTTCGGTAGCCTCCTAAATATTGAAAAGCACATCACTCAGCTTTCCATAATAAATCCCAATATCCAATGTCCATATACAATGTGGGGTGACTGTGACATCTACTTTATAGGGGGCAATACCGTACATCTTCGAGAAGACCCCCCACCCCATTTAGATCAGATTTTTCCAGTTTCCCTATATAAGAGATAGGGGAGTATGGACACTTACCCGGATCTTCTCGATATAATCCTTCTCTCTGTGGTTGAACACTTGGTGGGCGCCATTTTGTAAAACCAAATTTAACCCTttggggctgccagcagtgccaaaCACCTTGAATCCAAAGGCCCTAGCGATCTGACAAGCCGCGATGCCCACCTGCAGGGGGAGAAATAAGATGTAAGCTGGATATGACCATACCAACATGTGCCCATTGTCTATATACTGTCTTATAGTCCACAACCTCATTCATCTCTCCAGTACCCCAGTCTATCAGGGAAGCTCTCATATATTtctttactaccctagaccaccagggaagctgACAATAACCTATCACTGTCCTAGACTATCAATGATCAGAGAATGATGGTTATTAGTTCCTTTCCTACCTTAGACCATCATATAAGCAGACATTACGCAAGGGGTACCCTAGAGCACCAGGGAACATTGAAATTGTTTTGAACCATTTTGCCCTTTCTGTTGACTAAAATTAAGTGTATCCTATAGTCCTATTTTCATGTTGTAAAATTGAGCTATCTTAACCCTTCAGGCCttaagaaaagctgggtgaccaccccTATGTCTCCTATAATCCCTGGATAAACTTTTTGAAAACAGAGAGGGGGAAAGATATAACACCCATATGTCAAAGAGGGATAACTCCATGTCTTATATTCACTGGATAGATAGAGATGACATCACTTACCCCGCCACTGGCACCGTGTACGAGGACCACCTCCCCGGGTTTACCGTGTGCTCTGCGTGACAAAAACACAAAGGTGTAATGCTCTGCAGACTGAGTGTATGTGACATTGTCAGACTTGCTGCAGATTATATACACTCCTatgatacagtatacacctatagaTCCCACCTTTGAAACAGAGCCCTGTAGGCAGCAAAGTATGGAATAGATATGGCCGCTCCTTGCTTAAAGTTCAGTTGCTCAGGAAGTTGGTAAACCGTATCCTCAGAGGCGACCGTATACTCCGCGTATCCCCCAGTGATTGTAGCGGTGGTAAAGACGCGATCTCCTTTCTGTACAAGATAGGAaagacataaaataataatagataTTAAAATAGAATTTACCAGGTTATGTAACGCCGCGAGGATTCTGGGAAAAACTATTGTAACAGAAATGTTCATCGTCTGCGCCATATACGCCAACAGGGCATATAGATAGTACAAGTGACAGCGCCACCAAGTGGCCAAATAAGCATGAAGAATGGCAATTAGGAAAAGCATCAGTTACCTTAAAGGTAGTCACGTTTCTGCCGACGTCCACGACAATCCCTGAGATGTCAGATCCAGGCGTGTAAGGTAAGGTTGGTTTCCATGCGAAGGTGCCAGCTCGGATACAAGTCTCCAGTGGGTTAATTCCGCAGGCGTGAACTCGGATCAACACCTTTTCCATAAAAAGTAGAAAACAAATATCGATTTCACATATAAGGTATAATATACTGTGCTACCATCCCAGCAAGATCCCAGCAAACAGCTCCATAAATCTCAGCGTCCTGGACTCTAGTGACTACTGTATGACATGAAGGGAGAGGGGTAGTGAGGCTAAAGGGGTTCCCTAAAATACAAAGAAAGTAGTCAGATTTAGCAGCACTCTAGTTGATGGGTAGTGTCTGGTATGGAAGCCAGGCCCTCATTTACTTCACTAGGCCAGGAATCCAATACCAGACAGAGTCAATGACCatctgtggcgctgtttctagaaaaaaaaagtagagctAACTTCAGAGACTGCCTTTACAgaatacctccaattataaaacattaTGTCTCCCATACATTGcaagcacagaagaggagatcCTGCTCCCATGTGTCTCTGTAACTCACTCTCATCAACAGCAGCAGCAtgaaggacattatacagcagtgtaGCTGTGAATCCAGCACTGAGACaatagaagcagcagcagctctgagtGTCTGTGTCTCTCTGCCTCTACCGGTACTCGGTTTTATCAGTGCTGGAGGCAATACTAGAGGAGTAGGGGAGTATGTGACGATACAGTAGGCAGAGGTAGGAGAGTGACCAGTACAGTAGGTAGAGGAGTAGGAGAGTGATCAGTACAGTAGGTAGAGGAGTAGGAGAGTGACCAGTACAGTAGGTAGAGGTAGGAGAGTGATCAGTACAGTAGGTAGAGGAGTAGGAGAGTGATCAGTATAGTAGGTAGAGGAGTAGGAGAGTGACCAGTACAGTAGGTAGAGGTAGGAGAGTGATCAGTACAGTAGGCAGAGGAGTAGGAGAGTGACCAGTACAGTAGGTAGAGGAGTAGGAGAGTGACCAGTACAGTAGGTAGAGGTAGGAGAGTGATCAGTACAGTAGGCAGAGGAGTAGGAGAGTGACCAGTACAGTAGGTAGAGGAGTAGGAGAGTGATCAGTACAGTAGGTAGAGGAGTAGGAGAGTGATCAGTACAGTAGGTAGAGGAGTAGGAGAGTGACCAGTACAATAGGTAGAGGAGTAGGAGAGTGACCAGTACAGTAGGTAGAGGAGTAGGAGAGTGATCAGTACAGTAGGTAGAGGAGTAGGAGAGTGATCAGTACAGTAGGTAGAGGAGTAGGAGAGTGACCAGTACAGTAGGTAGAGGAGTAGGAGAGTGACCAGTACAGTAGGTAGAGGAGTAGGAGAGTGATCAGTATAGTAGGTAGAGGAGTAGGAGAGTGATCAGTATAGTAGGTAGAGGAATAGGACAGTGACCAGTACAGTAGGCAGAGGTAGGAAAGTGACCAGTACAGTAGACAGAGGAGTGGGAGAGTGACCAGTACAGTAGGCAGAGGTAGGAGAGTGACCAGTACAGTAGGCAGAGGAGTAGGAGAGTGACCAGTACAGTAGGTAGAGGAGTAGGAGAGTGACCAGTACAGTAGGTAGAGGAGTAGGAGAGTGATCAGTATAGTAGGTAGAGGAGTAGGAGAGTGATCAGTATAGTAGGTAGAGGAATAGGACAGTGAccagtacagtatgcagaggtaGGAGAGTGACCAGTACAGTAGGCAGAGGAGTAGGAGAGTGTCCAGTACAGTAGGTAGAGGAGTAGGAGAGTGATCAGTATAGTAGGTAGAGGAGTAGGAGAGTGATCAGTACAGTAGGTAGAGGAGTAGGAGAGTGATCAGTACAGTAGGTAGAGGAGCAGGAGAGTGATCAGTACAGTAGGTATAGGAGTAGGAGAGTGATCAGTACAGTAGGTAGAGGAGTAGGAGAGTGATCAGTACAGTAGGTAGAGGAGTAGGAGAGTGATCAGTACAGTAGGTAGAGGAGCAGGAGAGTGATCAGTACAGTAGGCAGAGGAGTAGGAGAGTGTCCAGTACAGTAGGTAGAGGAGTAGGAGAGTGATCAGTACAGTAGGTAGAGGAGTAGGAGAGTGATCAGTACAGTAGGTAGAGGAGTAGGAGAGTGATCAGTACAGTAGGTAGAGGAGTAGGAGAGTGATCAGTACAGTAGGTAGAGGAGTAGGAGAGTGACCAGTACAGTAGGTAGAGGAGTAGGAGAGTGATCAGTACAGTAGGTAGAGGAGTAGGAGAGTGATCAGTACAGTAGGTAGAGACGTAGGAGAGTGATCAGTACAGTAGGTAGAGGAGTAGGAAAGTAACCAGTACAGTAGACAGAGGAGTAGGAGAGTGATGAGTACAGTAGGCAGAGGAGTAGGAGCGTGACCAGTACAGTAGGTAGAGGAATAGGACAGTAACCAGTACAGTAGGCAGAGGAGTTGGAGAGTTACCAGTATAGTAGGTAGAGGAGTAGGAGAGTGACCAGTACAGTAGGTAGAGGAGTAGGAGAGTTACCAGTATAGTAGGTAGAGGAGTAGGAGAGTGACCAGTACAGTAGGTAGAGGTAGGAGAGTGACCAGTACAGTATGTAGAGGAGTAGGAGAGTGACCAGTACAGTAGGTAGAGGAGTAGGAGAGTGACCAGTACAGTAGACAGAGGAGTAGGAGAGTGACCAGTACAGTAGGCAGAGGAGTAGGAGAGTGACCAGTACAGTAGACAGAGGTAGGAGAGTGAACAGTACAGTAGACAGAGGAGTAGGAGAGTGAACCAGTACAGTAGGTAGAGGAGTAGGAGAGTGACCAGTACAGTAGGCAGAGGAGTAGGAGAGTGACCAGTACAGAAGGTAGAGGAGTAGGACAGTGATCAGTACAGTAGGTAGAGGAGTAGGAGAGTGATCAGTACAGTAGGTAGAGGAGTAGGAGAATGACCAGTACAGTTGGTAGAGGAGTAGGAGAGTGACCAGTACAGTTGGTAGAGGAGTAGGAGAGTGACCAGTACAGTTGGTAGAGGAGTAGGAGAGTGACCAGTACAGTAGACAGAGGAATAGGAGAGTGAACCAGTACAGTAGGTAGAGGAGTAGGAGAGTGACCAGTACAGCAGGTAGAGGAGTAGGAGAGTGATCAGTACAGTAGGCAGAGGAGTAGGAGAGTGATCAGTACAGTAGGTAGAGGAGTAGGAGAGTGATCAGTACAGTAGGCAGAGGAGTAGGAGAGTGACCATTACAGTAGGCAGAGGAGTAGGAGAGTGACCAGTACAGTAGGCAGAGGAGTAGGAGAGTGACCAGTACAGTAGACAGAGGAGTGGGAGAGTGACTAGTACAGTAGGCAGAGGAGTAGGAGAGTGACCATTACAGTAGGCAGAGGAGTGGGAGAGTGAGGGATCAGTACAGGAGTGAGTAGGAGTGAAGTCTGACAAGTGGATAGGATATATTACATCGTTTCTTCTTTTCTATTCTATCGTTTTATGGAAAGAAAATTTAAAAGCTAGTTACACTTTAAGCAGTTCCCTGCTATGGTCTAAACAGCAGCTTCACTTTAGGCAAAACATCTGTACCTGGTTCTCTGCTGGTAAAGGCACTGGGACATCAGTAAGGAGCTTCAGGACCTCAGGACTCCCAAACTCCGAGACGCGAATAGCTCGCATGAACCTTTCCACAGAAGCCATGCTGGTGCACCTGAAACTCTCCCAGCTACAGCGCAGACCTCATATATAGTACGCCACAAAGCACTGACATATTACATCTGACGTCCATTATGTACTGTAATCCCCCCAGATCCTCCTATTATGCACCCGAGTGTAGACAGCCTATAAACGGCTCCCTGCACCCTCCCAAATCCACATGAACCTGCTGACTGCACAATGTGTCGGCCAAAATCTATCACAGAATGAGGGGAATTTACAATGTATCACTTTGTAACCTAATCCCCAATGTTCGGATTCTTTGTGGTGTAAAaaattctgcaactttctaaATATACTTTGGCCCACATTTATCAGTGTGTTTGCGCCTTTTTCCTGGCACATTTTACTCCAAAATAACATCTAATCTGCTGTGGGACACGTTTATTAACTATTCCAGCCAGAAATTAGAGCCAATTCTGCCCAGATTGTAAGATTGATGCCAGGGTGAGGTCACCCACAAATTTCAGAGAGATGCCAGGGGAGGGCCATGATCTTACAATGTATCCATGTAAACTATTACACTGCTATTATGTAACATTTATTATGTGGACGGAACCCCCAGTGTGAATGCGTGTGTATACCCTATGTAGGTGGGTAGCTGGTGGGGAGGCTATACTCATGTAACATGATGTATCTGCGCTGTAGGTAGTAGTCACTGTAGGTAGGTACGTGAGTAGCAGAGTTTATTATGACATTTGTAGCCAGAAGACGGCTAGAGATGGCATCTCAGGaagagtgtgtggggggggggaggtgcaaAAGGGACCCAatgctgtatgggggccattaGGGAGCATCAATACCTGCAGGCCGCtaagtggtattatactgtgtggagccaccaAGGGTGGAGTTACTAAGGTACAAGgtaacattatatcatgtgggctcactaagggtgcattataatatatggggctaCTTAGGGCCATTATATTGTTTAGGTTATATTgtaagggggcattacactgtgtgggggactCTAGGCATTATACTGTTTTATAGGGTTCACTAAAGGGAATCATActaaccattaaaggggtattatattttgtgggggccactacgggggaatTAAAATAtgtggggatcactaaggagcattatactgtgtgggggcgctaAGTGGCATTATAATATACTGCATATGTGGGAGCCATAATACTTTGTGGTGTCCACTAAgcggtcattatactgtgtgtggaccactagGGCACATTATAATATGTATGGGCCTCTACGGGGTCAGCATATTGTGTAGGAGCCAataggggggcattatacattGAGGTatccactaaggagcattatactgtgtgggggcattaagtGGCATTATAACATactgcatacagtgttggccaaaagtattggcacccctgccattctgtcagataattctcgtttcttccagataatgattgcaatcacaaattctttggtattattatcttcatttaatttgtcttcaatagaaaaccacaaaaagaattgtcaaaaagccagattggatataattccacagcaaacataaaaaagggggtgtacaaaagtattggcactgtttgaaaaatcatgtgatgcttctctaatttgtgtaattaacagcacatgttacttacctgaggcacctaacaggtggtggcaataactaagtcTGCTTCCCACAGACTGAGCCATCATATCCTGTCTGTGTTTTTGCACTATATACGGGTAAATGCCTGTtgtaggtggggggggggtcatttttAGCCTCTATGGCACGttaaataaaggttatgttttagtacATTTATCGGTCTGATATCTAGAGTCCATCAGCCACTCTGTGAAGCTTGTATATGGTGGTTGACGATACCCTCTGCGAATAGTGAGcaataaggggacattatactaggtGGAAATGGACAGGGTTAAAGTTGCATTGGCATTGCTAGAATATGGTTTAACCGGAAGAATTTGTCCCTGGACAGATTTATTCCTTTTTGTATCCTGCAAAAGTTGAGATGTGTGTCTATGTGGTGGGAAGGGGGACACTTATGAGGTATGATTTACGTATACACTAtgaccaccaatgtgttaaaatggtgcTGCTCACCTCTTATGATCCCTGCCACCCTAGTTCTAAGCAACTGAATACAATGTTGAAAGTCCTCTGTGAGATAACTCAGCAACACAAATCTCTCTTCATTCcagatagtttgctacaatgtatcggtgCATATTTTGTATTATACCGCCATCAGGACATCAGAACATATAATATGGACATATTATGGATGCCTCCGTAAATAGTTTGCAAAATTTAAGGAATAgcattttaaaatttttatttcaaCTTTTGATGGAGTGctaaaaaagaaatgaaaaataaaacaccGGATCTTCAGAGCACAAAGACCATCTTGCCGGTGGCCCCGCTCTTGTCTATGATGTCCTCATGGGCCTGAGGGGCTTTCTCCAGTGGATACTCAGGCCCAATCAATGGTTTTAGCCATCCGCTCTCCATTCCCCCGTAGAGAGCGGCTGCCATCTCCTTCCAGTCATCCTGAAACCAAAAAGGAAAaggaaggcagtactatttgTGTGCAAATCATTTCCAGAGATCAAAAGACAATACTTTCTGTGTCCACATTTTTTACAAAGAGAGACAGTGAGGCAGCACTACTATCAGTGGCGACATCTTTCACATAGAGAAACAGGGCAACAGTGATAACTGTCTAAACCTCATTTACGAGGAGAGATGGAAAGTCAATATAATCTCTGCCAATTTCACTTACATGAACAGAAAGGAAGGTTGTACTATAATAAAAAGGAAGGCAGTAATATCTGTGCCAAAAACATTTACAAgtggagacagggaggcagtactatctgtacctgcatcattTACAAGgatagacagggaggcagtactatctgtacctacacccTTTACAAGgatagacagggaggcagtactatctgtacctacacccTTTACAAGgatagacagggaggcagtactatctgtacctgcatcattTACAAGGATAGacagggaggtagtactatctgtacctacatcatttacaaggatagacagggaggcagtactatctgtacctacatcatttacaaggatagacagggaggcagtactatctgtacctacatcatttacaggaaaAGACTATTCGACTTTCCAGGATCTTGGATTTTCTCTCAGTGTACTAGTATGTGCACACTTCAAGGCGATTCTCTATTTCATAGAACACTTGGATAATGTTTTCTCATTGTTTCTACCTTAGTGGCGTTATAGAGTCCCATTCCAATGATACTAGAGTCTTTGTACAGTGTATCTTTGGGGTTTATTTCTACTGTACCTCGGGAGCCAATAACCTAGAAAAAAGGAACACAGCCGGTTAGTAGAAAATTCTTAAGAAATATTCTATGGGGCCACTAAATATTATAGTCAGGATACTTCAAATTCTGCTACGCGAACATGCCCTGATACTGATAAACACCAATGCCAAAGGGGTACGGTAATATTCCTTTAATCTGACATCACCGAACAGTCTTCTCTGTCAGAGAATTAAGGAAGGGACCACGTAATACTTTGAGTTCAAAGTATAGCAATTTATAATATGTCCATGAAACGCTGACCCGACCTGACCGCACCAGGGCCGCACCCAACCTGACCACATCAGGGCTGCACCCAACCTGACCGCACCCAACCTGACTGCACCAGGGCCGCACCCGACCCAACTGCACCAGGGCCACACCCGACCCGACTGCACCAGGGCCGCACCCGACCCGACTGCACCAGGGCCGCACCCAACCTGATCACATCAGGGCTGCACCCGACCTGACCGCACACCCAACCTGACTGCACCAGGGCCGCACCTGACCCGACTGCACCAGGGCCGCACCCGACCTGACCGCACCAGGGCCGCGCCCAACCTGACCGCACCAGGGCCGCACCCGACATGACCGTACCCAACCTGACTGCACTATGGCCGCACCTGACCTGAGGCGACAGCACAAAgcaatggggtgacattttttttctgcatcgctGCCTATTGGCttattccagcaggtagcggccaatATGTTACTCACCAGATACTTACTATGACTCGGCCACCGTATGATAGAATTTTCAGGTCATTGCTGAGGTTAACGTTGGCCAGCATCTCCAGgatgatattaaccccttcacctccTGCAGCCTCCTAAATTTTAGAAAATTCCACATTCATCTCTCcataataaataacaatattCTGCCCCCTTATATTTTGTGACAATTGCAGTATAcaggataatatatacagtatcacacatgacaaggaGCCGTCTTTTCTGCTACGTCAAATATAAGAGTTTGGGGTGCAGACAATATGGACGCTTACCTGGATCTTCTCCATATAATCCTTCTCTTTGTGGTTGAATGCTTTATGGGCTCCATTTTTCTGAATCAGATTTAACCCTTCGGTAGTGCTGGCAGTGCCAAATACCTTGAATCCATAGGCCCTGGCAACCTGACAACACGCTATCCCAGTCTAAATGGAAATAAAATGAGATGAGATTGGGCATTGTTTTTAGCTCCTGCACTATTCTAGGCCATCAGGGAAAATAGCAACAACTTCTATACTACCCTAGCCCATCAGGGAAGAGGGCAATAAATCCTTCAGTACCCTAGACCACCGGGGAATCTGGCAATAAATCCTTCACTACCCCAGACTACCGGGAAATGTGGCAATAaatccttcactaccctagaccacaggGAATCTGGCAATAaatccttcactaccctagaccactggGAAATCTGGCAATAAAtccttcactaccccagaccaccagggaatctGACAATAaatccttcactaccctagaccaccagggaatctgGCAATAaacccttcactaccctagaccaccgggGAATCTGGCAATAaatccttcactaccctagaccaccgggGAATCTGGCAATAaatccttcactaccctagaccaccgggGAATCTGGCAATAaatccttcactaccctagccCACTGAGGAATCTGGCAATAAATCCTTCATTACCCTAGACCACCGGGGAATCTGGCAATAAATCCTTCACTACCCCAGACTACCGGGAAATGTGGCAATAaatccttcactaccctagaccaccagggaagttgGAAATAAattcttcactaccctagaccacctggGAATCTGGCAATAaatccttcactaccctagccCATCAGGGAAGATGGCAATAaatccttcactaccctagaacaCCGGGGAATATGGCAATAaatccttcactaccctagaccaccgggGAATCTGGCAATAaatccttcactaccctagccCACCAGGGAAGATGGCAATAaatccttcactaccctagaccaccgggGGAATCTGGCAATAaatccttcactaccctagaccaccga contains:
- the LOC142218849 gene encoding zeta-crystallin-like — translated: MASVERFMRAIRVSEFGKPEVMKLLTDVPVPSPKDDQVLIRVHACGINPLETYIRAGVMMKPKLPYTPGTDASGVVEEVGKDVKTFKKGDRVFTRDTITGAYAEYTVASEDTVYHLPEQLNFKQGAAISIPYFTAYRALCTFARGKPGDLVLVHGASGGTGIACCQVARAYGFKVFGTASTTEGLNLIQKNGAHKAFNHKEKDYMEKIQVSEAAGGEGVNIILEMLANVNLSNDLKILSYGGRVIVIGSRGTVEINPKDTLYKDSSIIGMGLYNATKDDWKEMAAALYGGMESGWLKPLIGPEYPLEKAPQAHEDIIDKSGATGKMVFVL
- the LOC142218691 gene encoding quinone oxidoreductase-like, with translation MASVERFMRAIRVSEFGSPEVLKLLTDVPVPLPAENQVLIRVHACGINPLETCIRAGTFAWKPTLPYTPGSDISGIVVDVGRNVTTFKKGDRVFTTATITGGYAEYTVASEDTVYQLPEQLNFKQGAAISIPYFAAYRALFQRAHGKPGEVVLVHGASGGVGIAACQIARAFGFKVFGTAGSPKGLNLVLQNGAHQVFNHREKDYIEKIREATEGEGVHIILEMMADVNLSNDLKLLTTGGRVIIVGYRGPFEINPTDTMTKEPSIIAVSIFNSTKDDWKEAAAALFGGMESGWLKPLIGPEYPLEKAPQAHEDIMHKSGATGKMVLVV